From the genome of Polyangiaceae bacterium, one region includes:
- a CDS encoding FAD-dependent monooxygenase, producing the protein MPIDASSPVVIAGAGPVGLCLALALARAGIPVAVFEAEAALQTGLRGAAYHPPTLEWFHAWGILDEARRRGIEVRQLRYWERATRECVASFDYALIANDAPFPFRLHCMQGELCRIAYAALAGMPHASVHFSHRLVDITDHGTHIDATFEIPGGLRSIQGTFLCGADGAHSTTRKRLGVAFEGVSYVDRFLVINGDFAPESVLPGMAPVNYVFDPDEWVIVLQLPGFVRVVFRVDEKEVDADVISDAAVTARLERFLGAEVPNVRRECSIYKVHERLASAFRVGRVLLLGDAAHVNNPTGGMGLNGGILDAATLASALTRIHHGALAEVELDTYAQVRRATAERDVLPRAGENYRQMAARTASERAARNQAIRRAALDSTLARAHLLRFSMIEPKGSFS; encoded by the coding sequence ATGCCCATCGATGCAAGCTCCCCCGTCGTCATCGCGGGCGCAGGTCCCGTTGGCCTGTGCCTCGCCCTCGCCCTCGCCCGCGCAGGCATCCCCGTTGCCGTATTCGAGGCCGAGGCCGCGCTGCAAACCGGCCTGCGCGGAGCCGCTTACCACCCGCCAACGCTCGAGTGGTTTCACGCTTGGGGCATCCTGGACGAGGCTCGTCGGCGCGGGATCGAAGTACGACAGCTTCGTTATTGGGAGCGCGCTACGCGCGAGTGTGTCGCGAGTTTCGACTACGCGCTGATTGCGAATGATGCGCCGTTCCCATTTCGATTGCATTGCATGCAAGGCGAGCTTTGCAGAATCGCCTATGCCGCGCTCGCCGGGATGCCCCACGCATCCGTGCATTTCAGCCACCGCCTCGTCGATATTACCGACCATGGCACCCATATCGACGCAACGTTCGAGATTCCAGGCGGCTTGCGCTCGATCCAAGGTACGTTCCTTTGTGGCGCGGACGGGGCCCACAGCACGACACGCAAACGGCTTGGCGTCGCGTTCGAGGGCGTCTCCTACGTCGATCGTTTCCTTGTGATCAACGGCGACTTCGCACCCGAGAGCGTCCTTCCGGGGATGGCGCCGGTCAACTACGTCTTCGACCCTGACGAGTGGGTAATCGTACTGCAATTACCCGGATTCGTCCGCGTTGTGTTTCGGGTCGACGAGAAGGAAGTCGACGCCGACGTGATATCGGATGCTGCGGTGACGGCCCGTCTCGAGCGCTTCCTTGGCGCAGAAGTGCCCAACGTGCGCCGCGAGTGCTCGATTTACAAGGTGCACGAGCGTCTTGCGTCGGCATTTCGTGTCGGGCGGGTCTTGCTGTTGGGCGATGCCGCGCATGTGAACAATCCAACCGGCGGGATGGGGCTCAACGGCGGGATTCTCGACGCTGCGACGCTAGCTTCTGCGCTTACGCGAATTCACCATGGTGCGCTGGCCGAGGTGGAACTCGACACGTATGCGCAGGTTCGCCGGGCGACGGCAGAGCGCGACGTATTGCCGCGCGCGGGTGAAAATTATCGCCAGATGGCCGCTCGTACGGCATCCGAGCGGGCGGCGCGTAATCAGGCCATTCGACGGGCTGCACTCGATTCGACGCTGGCCCGCGCGCACCTCTTGCGATTCTCGATGATCGAGCCGAAAGGCTCCTTTTCCTAG
- a CDS encoding enoyl-CoA hydratase/isomerase family protein, translated as MQKEFPGLELTIDGAVATIRFNRVEKKNAVSPEMHAAMHSILDRIEADDGVSIVVLTGTGDVFCGGMDLEKYFLDAYSTPTRFRENLAVSHTWMRRWLSLSRVTIAAINGLCFGGGLLIANLCDIAIAAEEATFGLSEVNFGIFPSGGTTWSVAQVFPRRHALYYALTAETFTGTRAVEIGVAIRAVPRARLDQEIAQLVNVLKHKNREALHYTKRVYERVRTMTFPDAQQYEVAMLHELTYHTDAAWIRRALEKFKRREYRPGIESFEE; from the coding sequence ATGCAGAAAGAATTCCCGGGTCTCGAGCTCACCATCGACGGCGCGGTCGCGACAATCCGTTTCAATCGTGTCGAGAAGAAAAACGCGGTCAGTCCGGAAATGCATGCCGCGATGCATTCCATCCTCGACCGCATCGAGGCGGACGACGGCGTCAGCATCGTCGTGCTGACCGGCACGGGCGATGTGTTCTGCGGGGGAATGGATCTCGAAAAGTATTTCCTCGACGCCTATTCGACGCCAACTCGCTTCCGAGAAAACCTTGCCGTATCGCATACTTGGATGCGGCGCTGGTTGTCGCTGTCGCGCGTCACCATCGCGGCCATCAACGGCTTGTGCTTTGGAGGCGGGTTATTGATCGCCAACCTTTGCGATATCGCGATTGCCGCGGAAGAGGCCACGTTCGGGCTATCCGAGGTCAACTTTGGCATTTTCCCGTCCGGCGGCACGACGTGGAGCGTGGCGCAGGTCTTTCCGCGTCGACACGCGCTCTATTACGCGCTCACCGCCGAAACGTTCACCGGCACCCGCGCGGTCGAAATCGGTGTCGCCATTCGGGCCGTCCCACGCGCTCGACTCGACCAGGAAATCGCGCAGCTCGTCAATGTGCTGAAGCACAAGAACCGCGAAGCCCTGCATTACACCAAGCGGGTCTACGAGCGCGTACGCACGATGACCTTCCCCGACGCGCAACAGTACGAGGTCGCGATGCTGCACGAATTGACCTATCACACCGATGCAGCGTGGATCCGGCGAGCGCTCGAAAAGTTCAAGCGCCGCGAATACCGCCCAGGAATCGAGTCGTTCGAGGAGTGA
- a CDS encoding NAD(P)-binding domain-containing protein: MKIGVIGAGPSGLTTIKQLRDEEHDVVCFEKNADIGGIWYRHENDGDEMKVFDEMQLTISMKLMSFSDFLYEDRVFVDRRGYFQYLQDYAAKYDLRKSIKLNTGVDAVQKVGNQWRVAVTSNGHQESHLFDALAICSGPFRTPSMKVDHVGKFRGEIIHSSRYRNNERFRGKRVLVVGLAESGADIVRQISDVSAECTLLVRQHSFLLPRLFSGRFSTDSYTVRAHHYEMWVRATETPFNMQCIFEDETMQRADFIEATRRYGMKEVMSQVANSFDLQHLAVSLATVDPVAAVSGAVSKAIFAQPPFENNEINPRNNLGQALYPLKVDMFAEATKETIDYINEWNRKAHKGQGSYAPRVILCKNVTFVPNILNGKIQVNETGIRDIKGHTVYFNDNTIREYDCVVLCTGFEHDFSLLRGVDIPNNDVRNLYKHAFHPDHDGTLALIGYVRPYSGGIPICAEMQARYFAQLCSQKFALPKNVRERIHDDKVWEERWTNLSPRAKEAIPSQIFFMDSMAKEIGCLPTCKALADDPELMMKLWFYTFNQSCYRLMGPHSSPEKARESIMKEGLPGGKPASMFFFMASSLLPHFAHPPNQDLIMTPDGGAAPF, encoded by the coding sequence ATGAAGATCGGGGTCATTGGAGCGGGGCCGTCGGGGCTGACGACCATCAAGCAATTGCGCGATGAAGAGCACGACGTCGTTTGTTTCGAAAAGAACGCCGATATCGGGGGCATTTGGTATCGACACGAAAACGACGGCGATGAAATGAAGGTCTTCGACGAGATGCAGTTGACCATCTCGATGAAGCTGATGTCCTTTTCGGATTTCCTCTACGAAGACCGCGTCTTCGTGGACCGCCGAGGATACTTTCAATACCTGCAGGACTATGCGGCCAAGTACGACCTGCGAAAGTCGATCAAGCTGAATACCGGGGTGGATGCGGTGCAGAAGGTCGGCAATCAATGGCGCGTCGCGGTCACGTCGAATGGGCACCAAGAAAGCCATCTTTTCGATGCCCTCGCGATATGCAGCGGCCCATTCCGGACACCTTCGATGAAGGTCGATCACGTGGGCAAGTTCAGGGGCGAGATCATTCATTCATCCCGATATCGCAACAATGAACGATTCCGTGGCAAGCGGGTGCTCGTCGTCGGCCTGGCCGAATCGGGGGCCGATATCGTTCGGCAAATCTCGGACGTGTCGGCAGAATGCACGCTCCTCGTTCGGCAGCATAGCTTTCTGCTTCCCCGTTTGTTCAGCGGACGTTTCTCGACCGATAGCTACACGGTGCGCGCGCATCATTACGAGATGTGGGTACGCGCGACCGAGACACCATTCAACATGCAATGCATCTTCGAAGATGAAACGATGCAGAGAGCCGACTTCATCGAGGCGACGCGGCGCTACGGAATGAAGGAGGTCATGAGTCAGGTCGCCAATTCCTTCGATCTCCAGCACCTGGCCGTGAGCTTGGCGACGGTCGATCCGGTGGCCGCTGTTTCCGGTGCGGTATCGAAGGCGATTTTCGCGCAGCCGCCCTTCGAGAACAACGAGATCAATCCGCGCAACAATTTGGGGCAAGCGCTTTATCCGCTGAAGGTCGACATGTTCGCCGAAGCGACCAAAGAGACGATCGACTACATCAATGAATGGAACCGCAAGGCGCACAAGGGACAAGGGTCCTACGCGCCGCGCGTCATCTTGTGCAAGAACGTGACGTTCGTGCCGAACATCCTGAATGGGAAGATTCAGGTCAACGAGACAGGCATTCGCGACATCAAGGGCCATACCGTTTACTTCAACGACAATACGATCCGGGAATACGATTGCGTCGTGCTTTGCACCGGATTCGAGCACGATTTTTCGCTGCTACGCGGGGTCGACATTCCGAACAACGACGTGCGCAACCTTTACAAGCACGCGTTTCATCCCGATCACGACGGAACGCTGGCGCTCATTGGATACGTCCGGCCCTATAGCGGCGGCATACCCATTTGCGCCGAAATGCAGGCGCGATACTTTGCCCAGCTCTGCAGCCAAAAGTTCGCGCTACCGAAGAACGTTCGAGAGCGCATTCACGATGACAAGGTTTGGGAAGAGCGGTGGACGAACCTGAGCCCGAGGGCCAAGGAAGCGATTCCGTCGCAGATCTTCTTCATGGACTCGATGGCCAAAGAGATCGGGTGTCTGCCGACGTGCAAGGCGCTCGCGGACGATCCCGAATTGATGATGAAGCTGTGGTTCTACACCTTCAATCAATCCTGTTATCGGCTCATGGGGCCGCATAGCAGCCCGGAAAAGGCGCGCGAATCCATCATGAAGGAGGGGCTCCCGGGAGGCAAACCGGCGAGCATGTTTTTCTTCATGGCGAGCTCGCTCTTGCCCCACTTCGCGCACCCACCGAACCAAGATCTCATCATGACGCCAGACGGCGGCGCCGCCCCATTTTGA
- a CDS encoding AraC family transcriptional regulator, with protein sequence MTAKMPFVMASITQGFLVGGMRFGLEPSDMLERAELDVGMFEDPDFLVPFEKHIHLGRLIMAHRPRFNGGLQLAKHFVPKRYGLLGHVMQHGATLEQALSDFHRFQHLTSNVCVRRMSTVPEGIRLTVETHSTVRSHPEFHAMTGRHEAPLAISLALGRHLTGKPIKPIRVSFRHEPAGDRSEHEEFFGVPVEFGMQADEMIFANETLDTPLLQTNHTIYRRALELVLAQVDPTADLRQTGAAVRQRLMQAMHLDVPKLSAVARSMGMSTRTLQRRLEAEGTSFESVVDGVRKDLTLQHLIDPKVSSYEIAGLVGFIEPSPFFRAFRRWFGCTPTEWRRRRRIL encoded by the coding sequence ATGACTGCGAAAATGCCCTTCGTCATGGCTTCGATTACCCAGGGCTTTCTCGTTGGCGGCATGCGCTTCGGGCTCGAGCCGAGTGACATGCTCGAGCGCGCGGAGTTGGATGTGGGAATGTTCGAAGACCCAGATTTTCTCGTGCCTTTCGAGAAACACATTCACCTCGGGCGCTTGATCATGGCACATCGGCCGAGGTTCAATGGTGGATTGCAGCTCGCCAAGCACTTTGTGCCCAAACGATATGGTTTGCTCGGGCACGTCATGCAGCATGGAGCGACACTCGAGCAAGCGTTGAGCGACTTTCACCGTTTTCAACATTTGACCAGCAATGTCTGTGTGCGCCGCATGTCGACTGTGCCCGAGGGGATACGGTTGACGGTGGAAACCCATTCGACGGTCCGAAGCCATCCGGAGTTTCATGCCATGACAGGCAGGCACGAGGCTCCTTTGGCCATATCACTTGCCCTTGGCCGACATCTGACGGGTAAGCCGATCAAGCCCATTCGCGTTTCGTTTCGACATGAACCTGCGGGTGATCGGTCGGAGCACGAGGAATTTTTCGGAGTGCCGGTGGAGTTCGGAATGCAAGCCGACGAAATGATCTTTGCCAATGAAACGCTCGATACGCCGCTATTGCAAACGAACCATACCATATACCGCCGAGCGCTCGAATTGGTTCTTGCGCAAGTCGACCCTACCGCAGACTTGCGTCAGACGGGCGCCGCCGTGCGACAACGATTGATGCAAGCGATGCACCTCGACGTACCCAAATTATCGGCGGTGGCGCGCAGCATGGGCATGTCGACACGTACGCTGCAGCGGCGGCTGGAAGCGGAGGGGACGAGCTTCGAGAGCGTGGTCGATGGAGTGCGCAAAGATTTGACGCTGCAGCATCTGATCGATCCGAAGGTATCATCGTATGAGATTGCAGGGCTCGTTGGGTTCATCGAGCCAAGCCCGTTTTTTCGAGCATTTCGGCGATGGTTTGGTTGCACGCCGACAGAATGGCGCAGGAGGCGTCGAATACTGTAA
- a CDS encoding ATP-binding protein, translating into MKKLKKEVGNWVAGEERFWDRETEIPHLIELLENGAHVLLVAPRRVGKTSLMREVARRIEGRFTCLFIDLQKAQTPADAMAELAFATRPHQGLFARTREAFKNTLSNVESLGNDELMIKLRDGFSSSWQARAKRLLDDLALAEKPVVIFMDELPILVNRLLRNADGRRTPENICEADMFMSFLRSQSAEHQGKLRFVVAGSIGLQPILRAAGLSATVNNFTPFALEPWDNYTAIGCIEALANDSKVKLAEGVPQKMVALLGSCVPHHVQMFFMHLYADARRNGMEPNITVDDVERVFQKSMLSSRGHSELSHFEERLSAVLSPDDLPLAFDLLTEAAVSGKLTDAAIAILVQDDTEPPPRPMGFVPSAPTAAMTREQRERVRDLLDIFEHDGYLERDDDGYVFVSRLVCEWWKARHKLGYVPVSERRRSR; encoded by the coding sequence ATGAAAAAGCTCAAGAAAGAAGTGGGAAACTGGGTCGCTGGTGAAGAGCGTTTCTGGGATCGCGAGACGGAGATCCCGCACCTCATCGAACTGCTCGAAAACGGTGCTCATGTGCTCCTCGTTGCTCCTCGGCGCGTGGGCAAGACCAGTCTCATGCGAGAAGTCGCGCGACGTATCGAGGGTCGTTTCACATGCTTGTTCATCGACTTGCAGAAGGCACAAACTCCAGCGGATGCAATGGCGGAGCTCGCTTTTGCCACGCGTCCCCACCAGGGTCTCTTCGCACGTACGCGCGAAGCTTTCAAGAATACGCTGTCGAACGTCGAATCGCTTGGAAATGATGAATTGATGATCAAGCTGCGCGACGGGTTTTCTTCGTCTTGGCAAGCCCGTGCAAAGCGCCTCTTGGATGACCTTGCTCTCGCGGAAAAACCCGTCGTCATTTTTATGGATGAGCTGCCGATTCTGGTCAATCGACTGCTTCGAAACGCGGATGGTCGAAGGACACCGGAGAACATTTGCGAAGCCGATATGTTCATGTCGTTTCTTCGATCGCAATCAGCGGAACATCAGGGAAAACTTAGGTTTGTCGTCGCGGGTTCCATTGGACTCCAGCCCATTTTGCGCGCGGCGGGGCTCAGTGCCACCGTCAATAACTTCACTCCATTCGCGCTCGAGCCGTGGGATAACTATACTGCGATTGGATGCATCGAAGCTTTGGCCAACGATTCGAAGGTGAAGCTGGCCGAAGGCGTTCCGCAAAAAATGGTTGCTTTGCTCGGATCGTGTGTTCCTCATCATGTGCAGATGTTCTTCATGCATTTGTATGCCGATGCGCGTCGGAACGGAATGGAGCCCAACATCACGGTGGACGATGTCGAGCGTGTTTTTCAGAAAAGCATGCTCAGCAGCCGAGGGCATTCGGAGCTGAGTCATTTCGAGGAGCGCTTGTCGGCAGTGTTGTCACCCGACGATTTGCCGTTGGCGTTCGATTTGCTCACCGAAGCGGCCGTTTCCGGAAAACTCACCGACGCAGCGATAGCGATTTTGGTCCAAGACGACACGGAACCACCTCCACGTCCCATGGGCTTTGTGCCTTCCGCTCCAACAGCCGCCATGACCCGAGAACAGCGCGAGCGCGTGCGGGATTTATTGGACATTTTCGAACACGACGGATACTTGGAACGTGACGATGACGGCTATGTCTTCGTTTCTCGCCTCGTTTGTGAATGGTGGAAAGCGCGACATAAACTTGGTTACGTTCCGGTGAGCGAGCGGCGGAGGTCGCGATGA
- a CDS encoding type I restriction endonuclease subunit R: MLPFTEAVVEEALLQWFGSLGYAVLHGPSMAPGEANAERESYGDVVLEGRLRSALGRLNPHASAEAIEEAFRKVTRISSPQLVDANHELHAHLINGVSVEFLRADGSIGYDPVRIVDFDDPNENDWLVVNQFTVTEQGHTRRADVVVFVNGLPLAVIELKHPTAEDADIRAAFHQLQTYKHELPSLFTYNACLVISDGLVEARVGTLSSNFERFSPWRTIEGEELAPGTIPKLEVLVRGIFAKRRWLDLIRYFIVFESDGDSVIKKIANYHQFHAVGQAIEATLLASGHEGDRRIGVVWHTQGSGKSLTMAFYAGRVVLHPDMRNPTIVVLTDRNDLDEQLFGTFSRCRELLRQRPERARDRRHLRELLSVAAGGVVFTTIQKFVPETKGDTAATLSDRSNIVVIADEAHRSQYDFIDGFARHMRDALPKASFIGFTGTPIETTDKNTRAVFGDYISVYDIQRAVEDGATVRIYYESRLAKLELDEKEKPHLDEEFDEVTEGEELEGKEKLKSKWSALEALVGTERRLSLIAKDLLGHFDARLEVMDGKAMVVCMSRRICVDLYKAIVALRPEWHDTDDEKGEIKIVMTGSAKDPADWQTHIRTKQRREVLAKRFKDAGDPLKVVIVRDMWLTGFDAPCLHTMYVDKPMRGHGLMQAIARVNRVFRDKPGGLVVDYLGLADQLKEALRTYTESGGKGRTALDQAEAVALMLEKYEVVCQIFDGFDRSGFMKGSAAQRLSLMAAAQEHVLKQENGKERLIQLVTELSGAFALSVPHEEAIRIRDDVAFFQTVRAAIAKEMAGSGHRAPEDLDHAIRQIVSKAIASDEVIDIFAAAGLKKPDISILSDEFLADVRGMQHKNLAVELLRKLLAGEVKARSRHNLVQARSFAELLEKSLRRYQSRAIESAQVIEELIDLAKQMREAQKRGEKLGLNQEELAFYDALEVNDSAVKVLGDDALREIARELVDAVRKNVTIDWTEKESVRAKLRVLVKRILRKRGYPPDKQESATNTVLAQAALLSEYWTG; the protein is encoded by the coding sequence ATGCTCCCCTTCACCGAAGCCGTCGTCGAAGAAGCCTTGCTGCAATGGTTCGGATCGCTCGGATACGCCGTCCTCCACGGCCCGTCCATGGCCCCGGGCGAAGCGAATGCCGAACGCGAATCCTACGGCGACGTGGTGCTCGAAGGGCGCCTGCGCAGCGCTCTCGGGCGACTGAATCCCCACGCGTCGGCCGAAGCCATCGAAGAAGCCTTTCGCAAAGTCACCCGTATCTCGTCACCGCAGCTCGTCGATGCGAACCACGAGCTTCACGCGCATTTGATCAATGGCGTGAGCGTCGAATTCCTCCGCGCCGACGGGAGCATCGGATACGACCCGGTGCGGATCGTCGATTTCGATGACCCAAACGAAAATGATTGGCTGGTGGTCAATCAATTCACGGTGACCGAACAGGGGCACACGCGCCGCGCGGACGTGGTCGTCTTCGTCAATGGCCTGCCGCTCGCGGTGATCGAATTGAAACACCCGACGGCGGAAGATGCAGACATTCGCGCAGCCTTTCATCAATTGCAGACGTACAAGCACGAACTTCCATCGCTTTTCACCTACAATGCGTGCCTCGTCATTTCCGATGGACTCGTCGAAGCGCGCGTGGGGACGTTGTCATCGAACTTCGAGCGGTTTTCGCCGTGGCGGACGATCGAGGGGGAAGAGTTGGCGCCGGGCACGATTCCCAAACTGGAAGTGCTGGTGCGCGGGATTTTTGCAAAGCGAAGATGGCTGGACCTGATTCGATACTTCATCGTATTCGAAAGCGACGGCGATTCGGTCATCAAAAAAATTGCAAACTATCATCAATTCCACGCCGTCGGCCAGGCGATCGAAGCGACCCTGTTGGCATCGGGGCACGAGGGCGATCGGCGTATTGGGGTCGTGTGGCACACGCAAGGATCGGGCAAGAGCCTGACGATGGCATTTTATGCGGGGCGCGTCGTGCTGCACCCGGACATGCGGAACCCGACGATTGTGGTGCTGACCGATCGCAATGATTTGGACGAACAGCTCTTCGGGACGTTTTCACGTTGCCGCGAGCTGTTGCGGCAGCGACCGGAGCGAGCGCGAGACAGGCGGCATTTGCGCGAGCTGCTTTCGGTGGCCGCGGGTGGGGTGGTCTTCACGACGATACAAAAGTTCGTGCCGGAGACGAAAGGGGACACGGCTGCGACGTTATCGGATCGGTCGAACATCGTGGTGATTGCGGACGAAGCGCACCGGAGCCAATACGATTTCATCGACGGATTCGCTCGACACATGCGCGACGCGCTACCGAAGGCGTCGTTCATTGGATTCACGGGGACGCCCATCGAGACGACGGACAAGAACACGCGGGCGGTGTTTGGGGATTACATCAGCGTGTACGACATTCAGCGCGCGGTCGAGGACGGCGCTACGGTGCGGATTTATTATGAAAGCCGCTTGGCCAAATTGGAGCTCGACGAAAAAGAAAAGCCGCACCTCGACGAAGAATTCGACGAAGTGACGGAAGGCGAGGAGCTCGAAGGAAAAGAGAAGCTGAAGAGCAAATGGTCGGCATTGGAGGCGCTGGTGGGGACGGAGCGTCGGCTGTCGCTGATTGCGAAGGATTTGCTGGGGCATTTCGATGCGCGTCTCGAGGTGATGGACGGCAAGGCGATGGTGGTGTGCATGAGCCGGCGCATTTGCGTGGACTTGTACAAGGCGATCGTGGCATTGCGGCCAGAGTGGCACGATACGGACGACGAGAAGGGGGAGATCAAAATCGTCATGACGGGATCGGCCAAGGATCCGGCCGATTGGCAAACGCACATTCGGACGAAGCAGCGGCGCGAGGTATTGGCGAAACGATTCAAGGATGCGGGCGATCCGCTGAAAGTGGTCATCGTACGCGACATGTGGCTGACGGGGTTCGATGCGCCGTGTTTGCACACGATGTACGTGGACAAACCCATGCGGGGGCATGGGCTGATGCAAGCGATTGCGCGGGTGAATCGGGTGTTTCGCGACAAGCCAGGGGGGCTCGTGGTGGACTACTTGGGCTTGGCGGACCAATTGAAAGAGGCGCTGCGCACGTACACGGAGAGCGGGGGAAAAGGGCGGACGGCATTGGATCAAGCGGAAGCGGTGGCGCTGATGCTGGAGAAGTACGAAGTGGTTTGCCAGATTTTCGATGGATTCGATCGGAGCGGGTTCATGAAAGGCTCGGCGGCGCAGCGGCTGTCGCTGATGGCGGCGGCGCAAGAGCACGTGCTGAAACAAGAGAATGGCAAGGAGCGATTGATTCAGTTGGTGACGGAGTTGTCGGGGGCGTTCGCGCTTTCGGTGCCGCACGAGGAAGCGATTCGAATTCGGGATGACGTGGCATTTTTTCAGACGGTGCGCGCGGCGATTGCAAAAGAAATGGCAGGAAGCGGGCATAGAGCACCGGAAGATTTGGATCACGCGATTCGGCAGATCGTATCGAAGGCGATTGCATCGGACGAGGTGATCGACATCTTTGCGGCAGCGGGGCTGAAGAAGCCCGACATATCGATATTATCGGACGAATTTTTGGCTGACGTGCGGGGAATGCAGCACAAGAACTTGGCGGTGGAGCTATTGCGGAAGCTCTTGGCGGGGGAAGTGAAGGCGCGGTCGCGGCACAATTTGGTGCAAGCGCGGTCTTTTGCGGAGCTTTTGGAGAAGTCGCTTCGGCGTTATCAAAGCCGAGCGATCGAATCGGCGCAGGTGATCGAAGAGCTCATCGACTTGGCGAAGCAGATGCGCGAGGCGCAAAAGCGTGGTGAAAAGCTGGGGCTGAACCAGGAGGAGCTTGCATTTTACGATGCGCTCGAGGTGAACGACAGTGCAGTGAAAGTCTTGGGGGACGACGCGCTGCGGGAGATTGCGCGGGAATTGGTCGATGCGGTGCGCAAGAACGTGACGATCGACTGGACGGAAAAGGAATCGGTGCGGGCGAAGTTGCGGGTGCTGGTGAAGCGGATTCTGCGCAAACGGGGGTATCCGCCGGACAAGCAAGAGTCGGCGACGAATACGGTGCTAGCGCAGGCGGCGCTTTTATCCGAGTATTGGACTGGATGA
- a CDS encoding HNH endonuclease produces MAVGGGQFIVGIGGVVAGTGMSGTGGGAPPGAIIVLGSITLVANGGATFCHGAEQLTLELLFKRDDTPTTVIPIAPPPPKPVAPKPPPPKPKPLPIAKPAPKPTPTKTTTTTRVKGAREPTTTTTTSPSGTRTTTWVKGAPGGQPVIRNAHLAGKVHPKTKVPFDKDGYPDFRAAGVVKKEVKVKFSADRQKDFRAANEAAGLKQRPDGYTWHHHQDGTTMQLVPEAIHRATGHTGGHAGTRVILP; encoded by the coding sequence ATGGCGGTGGGCGGCGGCCAATTCATCGTGGGCATCGGTGGTGTCGTGGCCGGCACCGGGATGAGCGGCACCGGTGGCGGAGCTCCCCCCGGAGCGATCATTGTTTTGGGCAGCATTACGCTCGTGGCCAATGGTGGGGCCACGTTTTGCCATGGCGCCGAGCAGCTCACGCTGGAATTGCTTTTCAAGCGCGACGACACGCCGACGACGGTGATACCCATCGCGCCGCCGCCGCCAAAACCGGTCGCGCCAAAACCGCCGCCTCCAAAGCCAAAGCCGTTACCGATTGCCAAACCGGCGCCGAAGCCGACGCCGACCAAGACCACGACGACGACGCGGGTCAAGGGGGCGCGCGAGCCAACGACGACGACCACGACGAGTCCGTCAGGCACGAGGACGACGACGTGGGTGAAGGGGGCGCCTGGTGGACAACCAGTCATTCGCAATGCACACCTTGCCGGGAAAGTCCATCCCAAAACGAAGGTGCCGTTCGACAAGGATGGGTACCCCGATTTCAGGGCAGCGGGGGTCGTCAAAAAAGAAGTCAAGGTCAAATTTTCTGCGGATCGGCAGAAGGATTTTCGAGCGGCGAACGAGGCGGCAGGGTTGAAGCAGAGGCCCGATGGATATACTTGGCATCACCATCAGGATGGAACGACCATGCAACTCGTTCCTGAAGCTATTCACAGAGCAACAGGGCACACGGGGGGCCATGCTGGGACGAGGGTAATACTGCCATGA
- a CDS encoding SMI1/KNR4 family protein produces MIEMRKPGRALAPADIAAVEDAIGCALPATYRAFLCSTNGGRPMPDTIDIEGAHFRRTDVSVFFGIDRAIESENILWNLDIIDWCKENKLLPIAGDSGANTFMLLLADDGYGRVYYFDAADSPPTPYRVAANFNEFLSKLREPKPDELP; encoded by the coding sequence ATGATCGAGATGAGAAAGCCGGGCAGAGCACTGGCACCAGCGGACATAGCCGCCGTCGAAGACGCGATTGGTTGCGCGCTCCCCGCCACATATCGCGCGTTCCTATGCTCGACCAATGGGGGGCGACCAATGCCGGATACGATCGACATCGAAGGAGCACACTTTCGAAGAACGGATGTAAGCGTGTTTTTTGGCATCGACCGTGCCATCGAATCCGAAAACATACTGTGGAACCTAGACATCATTGATTGGTGCAAGGAGAACAAATTGTTACCCATCGCAGGAGACTCGGGCGCCAACACATTCATGCTCCTCCTTGCCGATGATGGTTATGGCCGGGTTTACTATTTCGACGCTGCCGACAGCCCCCCAACGCCGTACCGCGTTGCCGCAAACTTCAACGAGTTTCTCAGTAAGCTCCGCGAGCCCAAGCCCGATGAGCTGCCATGA